The following are from one region of the Gossypium hirsutum isolate 1008001.06 chromosome D03, Gossypium_hirsutum_v2.1, whole genome shotgun sequence genome:
- the LOC107932570 gene encoding metal transporter Nramp3 isoform X1 has translation MPPEDNQVPLLSDEESDRDVAYESGEKVHIVGIDEPDDEGLLGTPPFSWKKLWLFTGPGFLMSIAFLDPGNLEGDLQAGAIAGYSLLWLLMWATVIGLLVQLLSARLGVATGRHLAELCREEYPTWARMVLWVMAELALIGADIQEVIGSAIAIKILSNGALPLWAGVIITACDCFIFLFLENYGVRKLEAFFAVLIATMAVSFAWMFGETKPSGTELLLGVLIPKLSSKTIKQAVGVVGCIIMPHNVFLHSALVQSREIDHTKKGRVQEALNYYSIESAAALLISFIINLFVTTVFAKAFYGTEVASTIGLVNAGQYLQDKYGGGLFPILYIWAIGLLAAGQSSTITGTYAGQFIMGGFLNLKLKKWLRALITRSFAIVPTMIVALVFDTSEAALDVLNEWLNVLQSIQIPFALIPLLCLVSKEQIMGTFKIGSVLKTIAWLVAVLVILINGYLLFDFFSNEVTGVMFTSIVFAFTGAYIAFIFYLVSRGFTSSAWRRLSPAK, from the exons GGAATCGGACCGAGATGTAGCTTACGAGTCAGGCGAAAAGGTTCACATCGTCGGAATCGACGAACCGGACGATGAAGGCTTGTTGGGTACCCCACCTTTTTCTTGGAAAAAGCTATGGCTTTTCACCGGACCCGGTTTTTTAATGTCGATAGCGTTTTTGGATCCTGGGAATTTGGAAGGGGATCTTCAAGCCGGAGCTATAGCCGGTTACTCTTTGCTGTGGTTGTTGATGTGGGCTACGGTTATTGGTTTGTTGGTTCAGTTGTTGTCGGCTAGACTTGGTGTAGCGACGGGGAGACACTTAGCTGAGCTTTGTAGGGAAGAGTATCCGACTTGGGCTAGGATGGTTTTGTGGGTAATGGCGGAGTTGGCTTTAATTGGAGCTGATATACAAGAAGTTATTGGAAGTGCTATTGCTATTAAGATTTTGAGTAATGGTGCTTTACCTTTATGGGCTGGTGTTATTATTACAGCTTGTGATTG TTTCATCTTCTTGTTCCTGGAAAACTATGGAGTAAGGAAGCTGGAAGCATTTTTTGCAGTGCTTATTGCAACTATGGCAGTCTCATTTGCTTGGATGTTTGGTGAAACAAAGCCCAGTGGCACTGAGCTTCTTCTTG GTGTTTTGATTCCAAAACTCAGCTCCAAAACAATCAAACAAGCCGTGGGAGTTGTGGGTTGCATTATTATGCCTCACAATGTGTTCTTGCACTCTGCTCTCGTCCAATCACGAGAAATCGATCACACGAAGAAAGGCCGAGTTCAAGAAGCTCTCAATTATTACTCGATAGAATCTGCTGCTGCGCTTTTAATTTCGTTTATAATCAATCTGTTTGTCACTACTGTCTTTGCCAAGGCATTTTATGGCACAGAAGTAGCCAGTACTATTGGTCTTGTGAATGCAGGGCAGTATCTTCAAGACAAATATGGAGGCGGGTTGTTCCCGATTTTATACATTTGGGCTATCGGGTTGTTAGCAGCCGGACAAAGTAGCACTATTACTGGCACTTATGCTGGGCAGTTTATCATGGGAGGGTTCTTGAACTTGAAGTTGAAAAAATGGCTAAGAGCATTGATCACTAGGAGTTTTGCTATTGTTCCTACTATGATAGTTGCTCTTGTTTTCGATACTTCTGAGGCAGCGCTAGATGTCTTAAACGAATGGCTTAATGTGCTTCAATCGATTCAAATCCCCTTTGCTCTTATCCCACTACTTTGTTTGGTTTCTAAGGAGCAAATCATGGGTACTTTCAAAATTGGCTCTGTGCTCAAG ACAATTGCATGGCTCGTGGCTGTACTGGTGATATTGATCAACGGGTACCTTTTATTTGACTTCTTCTCTAACGAAGTCACTGGCGTAATGTTCACAAGTATAGTGTTTGCATTTACTGGCGCATATATTGCATTTATTTTCTACCTTGTTTCTCGGGGTTTTACTTCATCCGCTTGGCGCCGCTTGTCACCCGCAAAATAG
- the LOC107932570 gene encoding metal transporter Nramp3 isoform X2: MPPEDNQVPLLSDEESDRDVAYESGEKVHIVGIDEPDDEGLLGTPPFSWKKLWLFTGPGFLMSIAFLDPGNLEGDLQAGAIAGYSLLWLLMWATVIGLLVQLLSARLGVATGRHLAELCREEYPTWARMVLWVMAELALIGADIQEVIGSAIAIKILSNGALPLWAGVIITACDCFIFLFLENYGVRKLEAFFAVLIATMAVSFAWMFGETKPSGTELLLGVLIPKLSSKTIKQAVGVVGCIIMPHNVFLHSALVQSREIDHTKKGRVQEALNYYSIESAAALLISFIINLFVTTVFAKAFYGTEVASTIGLVNAGQYLQDKYGGGLFPILYIWAIGLLAAGQSSTITGTYAGQFIMGGFLNLKLKKWLRALITRSFAIVPTMIVALVFDTSEAALDVLNEWLNVLQSIQIPFALIPLLCLVSKEQIMGTFKIGSVLKAIDLCLGYTVHA; encoded by the exons GGAATCGGACCGAGATGTAGCTTACGAGTCAGGCGAAAAGGTTCACATCGTCGGAATCGACGAACCGGACGATGAAGGCTTGTTGGGTACCCCACCTTTTTCTTGGAAAAAGCTATGGCTTTTCACCGGACCCGGTTTTTTAATGTCGATAGCGTTTTTGGATCCTGGGAATTTGGAAGGGGATCTTCAAGCCGGAGCTATAGCCGGTTACTCTTTGCTGTGGTTGTTGATGTGGGCTACGGTTATTGGTTTGTTGGTTCAGTTGTTGTCGGCTAGACTTGGTGTAGCGACGGGGAGACACTTAGCTGAGCTTTGTAGGGAAGAGTATCCGACTTGGGCTAGGATGGTTTTGTGGGTAATGGCGGAGTTGGCTTTAATTGGAGCTGATATACAAGAAGTTATTGGAAGTGCTATTGCTATTAAGATTTTGAGTAATGGTGCTTTACCTTTATGGGCTGGTGTTATTATTACAGCTTGTGATTG TTTCATCTTCTTGTTCCTGGAAAACTATGGAGTAAGGAAGCTGGAAGCATTTTTTGCAGTGCTTATTGCAACTATGGCAGTCTCATTTGCTTGGATGTTTGGTGAAACAAAGCCCAGTGGCACTGAGCTTCTTCTTG GTGTTTTGATTCCAAAACTCAGCTCCAAAACAATCAAACAAGCCGTGGGAGTTGTGGGTTGCATTATTATGCCTCACAATGTGTTCTTGCACTCTGCTCTCGTCCAATCACGAGAAATCGATCACACGAAGAAAGGCCGAGTTCAAGAAGCTCTCAATTATTACTCGATAGAATCTGCTGCTGCGCTTTTAATTTCGTTTATAATCAATCTGTTTGTCACTACTGTCTTTGCCAAGGCATTTTATGGCACAGAAGTAGCCAGTACTATTGGTCTTGTGAATGCAGGGCAGTATCTTCAAGACAAATATGGAGGCGGGTTGTTCCCGATTTTATACATTTGGGCTATCGGGTTGTTAGCAGCCGGACAAAGTAGCACTATTACTGGCACTTATGCTGGGCAGTTTATCATGGGAGGGTTCTTGAACTTGAAGTTGAAAAAATGGCTAAGAGCATTGATCACTAGGAGTTTTGCTATTGTTCCTACTATGATAGTTGCTCTTGTTTTCGATACTTCTGAGGCAGCGCTAGATGTCTTAAACGAATGGCTTAATGTGCTTCAATCGATTCAAATCCCCTTTGCTCTTATCCCACTACTTTGTTTGGTTTCTAAGGAGCAAATCATGGGTACTTTCAAAATTGGCTCTGTGCTCAAG GCTATTGATTTATGCTTAGGTTATACGGTCCATGCGTGA